One stretch of Candidatus Thermokryptus mobilis DNA includes these proteins:
- the aroB gene encoding 3-dehydroquinate synthase, translating into MRKVIVRVKGRNYPIYIGWGIFDEFPKVCLSHKIKPHIAIITDTNVANLYLDKLLKILTKSGYKPEPIIVKSGESSKSLSIAMKIYTRLIEINLRRDETIIAFGGGVIGDLAGFVAATFLRGVNLIQFPTTLLAQVDSSIGGKVGINHPLGKNLIGAFHHPAFVFSDVALLKSLPQREITCGLGEVVKYGIIKNKKIFESIENDAEKILKLDPKIITEIVHKSVVVKSTIVEMDEREKKLRMILNFGHTIGHGIEASLNYKKLKHGEAVMLGIVGESFISLKRGLMNEKTFERIKNLICSLGVKFPKKLLDKEKILTHIGYDKKIFSERLNMYLPLGIGKMKFVDDVKFAEFEEAVEFLFNFEKLRQNSK; encoded by the coding sequence TTGCGTAAGGTTATTGTAAGGGTTAAAGGGCGAAATTATCCGATTTACATCGGCTGGGGGATTTTTGACGAGTTCCCGAAAGTATGCCTATCGCACAAGATTAAACCCCACATCGCAATAATAACAGACACAAATGTTGCAAATTTATATCTTGATAAACTTTTAAAAATTCTAACTAAAAGCGGATATAAGCCAGAGCCGATAATTGTGAAGTCAGGTGAGTCAAGCAAGAGTTTATCCATTGCGATGAAAATTTACACGAGGTTAATTGAAATCAACTTACGCAGGGATGAAACGATAATTGCATTTGGTGGCGGTGTCATAGGTGACCTTGCCGGTTTTGTAGCAGCTACCTTTCTTCGCGGTGTTAACTTAATTCAATTCCCAACGACATTACTCGCACAGGTTGACAGCTCAATTGGTGGAAAAGTTGGTATAAACCACCCACTTGGCAAAAACTTAATCGGCGCTTTTCATCATCCCGCTTTTGTTTTTTCAGATGTCGCTTTGCTTAAATCCCTACCACAGCGCGAGATTACCTGCGGTCTTGGCGAGGTCGTAAAGTATGGCATCATAAAGAATAAAAAAATTTTTGAGTCAATTGAAAATGACGCTGAAAAAATTCTAAAATTAGACCCCAAAATTATTACAGAAATCGTCCATAAATCGGTTGTTGTAAAATCAACAATAGTTGAAATGGATGAAAGGGAAAAAAAGTTAAGAATGATTTTGAACTTCGGACATACAATCGGTCATGGAATTGAAGCCAGCTTGAACTATAAAAAATTAAAGCACGGTGAAGCAGTGATGCTCGGCATCGTTGGAGAAAGTTTCATATCTTTAAAACGGGGTTTAATGAACGAAAAAACATTTGAAAGGATAAAAAACCTGATCTGTTCTCTCGGTGTAAAATTTCCCAAAAAATTACTTGACAAAGAAAAAATTTTAACTCATATTGGATACGATAAAAAAATTTTCAGCGAGCGTTTAAATATGTATCTTCCACTTGGCATTGGAAAAATGAAATTCGTTGACGATGTGAAATTTGCAGAATTTGAGGAAGCAGTTGAATTTCTCTTTAACTTTGAAAAATTAAGGCAAAATAGCAAATGA